Proteins encoded within one genomic window of Fusarium musae strain F31 chromosome 4, whole genome shotgun sequence:
- a CDS encoding hypothetical protein (BUSCO:EOG09264X9R), with protein MVTTRRSSRISAQPASMKESLEKPRSTAAGRKRKAAAVEDEPEAPSTPPPRKRAQDEPAISAVPPPKTPTPAAAGLFAEPTCITKKPRTAAVTRLANPRLTNATLLSPETSRLVTSRDIDNLSPSKAPQAKTTTENLLKEACDYLVTVDPRMKPLVESHHCRVFSPEGLAEKIDPFENLSSGIISQQVSGAAAKSIKAKFLTLFEEQPGNRFPHPSQVASKSIDELRTAGLSQRKAEYIKGLAEKFVSGELSAQMLHDASDAEVMEKLIAVRGLGKWSVEMFACFGLKRMDVFSLGDLGVQRGMAAFVGRDIAKLKAKGGGKWKYMSEQDMTELSIKFSPYRSLFMWYMWRVEETDISTME; from the coding sequence ATGGTCACCACAAGGCGATCCTCACGCATCAGCGCCCAGCCTGCTTCCATGAAGGAGTCACTGGAGAAACCAAGATCGACGGCGGCAGGTCGGAAGCGTAAAGCAGCTGCAGTTGAGGACGAACCCGAAGCaccttcaacaccaccccCAAGGAAGCGAGCACAAGACGAACCTGCAATATCAGCTGTTCCGCCACCAAAGACACCAAcgcctgctgctgctgggctCTTTGCTGAGCCGACTTgcatcaccaagaagcctCGTACTGCGGCCGTTACACGACTTGCAAACCCCAGGCTGACAAACGCAACACTACTCTCACCAGAGACGTCACGTCTTGTTACCTCACGGGACATTGATAATTTATCGCCCAGCAAGGCACCCCAGGCCAAGACGACAACAGAGAATCTCCTTAAAGAGGCATGCGACTATCTGGTCACAGTTGATCCTCGCATGAAACCTCTTGTAGAGAGCCACCACTGCAGAGTTTTCTCACCAGAGGGACTGGCAGAGAAGATAGACCCATTTGAGAACCTCTCCAGTGGCATCATTAGCCAGCAGGTATCAGGAGCTGCAGCCAAGTCTATAAAGGCCAAGTTTCTCACATTGTTCGAGGAGCAACCAGGAAACCGATTCCCTCACCCCTCCCAGGTGGCTTCCAAGTCGATCGACGAGCTCCGTACAGCAGGTCTATCGCAACGCAAAGCCGAGTACATCAAAGGTCTCGCAGAAAAGTTCGTCAGTGGAGAACTTAGTGCTCAAATGCTCCATGATGCTTCGGATGCAGAGGTCATGGAAAAGCTGATTGCCGTGAGAGGCCTTGGGAAGTGGTCCGTTGAGATGTTTGCATGCTTCGGGCTCAAAAGGATGGACGTCTTTTCACTCGGTGATCTAGGCGTTCAGAGAGGTATGGCTGCATTCGTGGGGCGTGATATTGCCAAGCTAAAGGCCAAAGGCGGTGGTAAATGGAAGTACATGTCGGAGCAGGATATGACTGAGCTGTCGATTAAGTTCTCGCCATATCGAAGTCTCTTCATGTGGTATATGTGGCGAGTCGAGGAGACCGATATCAGTACAATGGAATAA
- a CDS encoding hypothetical protein (EggNog:ENOG41~CAZy:GT62): MEMTPNEHALWNAHMQTPVLFNHHKPLKVESPSIQHIDLNPITSSPQAIIRNERVLILTPLKDAAPFLKNYFKLIAELTYPHRLIDLAFLISDSKDDTLAILASELDHLQKRKDEVPFNSITVVEKNFHFHLSQDAEQRHGFEVQAPRRKAMAKARNYLLATALKPEHSWVYWRDVDIEQAPRRIIEDFVAHDRDILVPNIWFHRFEKGVDIEGRFDYNSWIESDKGRKLANSLPKDTVIVEGYKEFDTGREYMCKMGDWRENKDVEVQLDGIGGVNILVKADVHRSGINFPAYAFENQAETEGFAKMAKRAGYQVIGLPNYIVWHYDTQEKGGNL; this comes from the exons ATGGAAATGACACCGAACGAACATGCTCTATGGAATGCACACATGCAGACACCGGTGCTCTTCAACCATCACAAACCACTAAAAGTCGAATCTCCTTCGATCCAGCACATCGACCTGAACCCGATCACCTCGAGCCCACAGGCCATCATCCGAAACGAACGAGTATTGATCTTGACACCTCTCAAGGACGCCGCCCCTTTCCTCAAGAACTACTTCAAACTCATCGCAGAGCTCACTTACCCGCACCGCCTGATCGATCTCGCTTTCTTAATATCTGACTCGAAGGACGATACACTCGCTATCCTTGCTTCCGAGCTTGACCACCTACAAAAGCGGAAGGACGAAGTGCCATTCAACAGTATTACTGTTGTCGAAAAGAATTTCCATTTTCACCTCAGCCAGGATGCAGAGCAGAGACATGGATTTGAGGTACAAGCGCCACGTCGCAAAGCCATGGCTAAGGCAAGAAACTACCTCTTGGCTACAGCTCTGAAGCCAGAGCACTCATGGGTGTACTGGCGTGACGTTGATATTGAACAAGCACCGAGACGGATCATTGAAGATTTTGTTGCGCACGATAGAGATATTCTCGTGCCCA ACATTTGGTTCCACAGGTTCGAGAAGGGTGTTGATATCGAAGGTCGAT TCGACTACAATTCATGGATCGAGTCCGACAAAGGCCGAAAGCTCGCCAACAGCCTGCCCAAAGACACAGTCATTGTCGAAGGCTATAAGGAATTTGACACTGGGCGCGAATACATGTGCAAGATGGGGGATTGGCGCGAAAACAAAGATGTCGAGGTTCAACTGGATGGTATTGGCGGTGTCAACATTCTGGTCAAGGCAGACGTTCATCGATCAG GCATCAACTTTCCAGCGTATGCCTTTGAAAACCAGGCCGAGACCGAAGGCTTTGCCAAGATGGCTAAGCGTGCCGGCTATCAAGTTATTGGTCTCCCAAACTACATCGTATGGCATTACGATACACAAGAGAAGGGTGGTAACTTATGA
- the SNF7 gene encoding ESCRT-III subunit protein snf7 (EggNog:ENOG41~BUSCO:EOG09264W71): protein MWGWFGGAAAQKRKDTPKNAILGLRAQLDMLQKRERHLQTQIDEQDATARKNVSTNKNAAKAALRRKKTHEHALEQTVAQIGTLEQQINSIESANINKETLAAMSNANAAMKQIYGGLTVDKIDATMDELREHNAMSDEIVNAITSNSLGEPIDEDELENELDELQQEQLDEQMLKTGTVPVSDAVHKLPTPAREEPVSSKKQAVEEDDEEAELRKLQAEMAM from the exons ATGTGGGGTTGGTTTGGTGGCGCCGCGGCCCAAAAACGCAAGGACACGCCCAAGAATGCGATCCTCGGGCTGCGAGCGCAGCTTGACATGTTGCAGAAGCGCGAGAGACATCTCCAGACTCAGATCGACGAGCAGGATGCTACGGCACGCAAGAATGTGAGCACCAACAAGAACG CGGCCAAAGCGGCCTTGAGGCGCAAGAAGACACACGAGCACGCGCTCGAGCAAACTGTTGCACAGATCGGTACACTAGAGCAGCAGATCAACTCGATCGAGTCCGCCAATATCAACAAGGAGACTCTGGCAGCCATGAGCAACGCCAACGCGGCCATGAAGCAGATATACGGAGGTCTCACGGTGGACAAGATTGATGCGACGAT GGATGAACTGCGTGAGCACAATGCAATGAGCGACGAGATTGTCAACGCAATCACCTCGAACTCATTAGGCGAGCCGAtcgacgaggatgagctggagaaCGAACTGGATGAGCTACAACAGGAGCAGCTCGACGAACAGATGCTCAAGACGGGCACCGTCCCCGTGTCAGATGCTGTGCATAAGCTACCCACGCCGGCCAGGGAAGAGC CCGTGTCAAGCAAGAAGCAGGCAGTcgaagaggatgacgaggaagccGAACTTCGGAAGTTGCAGGCTGAAATGGCCATGTGA
- a CDS encoding hypothetical protein (EggNog:ENOG41): MQCISAERSIGYCSKVEASEVDRVIENAYDICNGRPGAVHPTYLTITATLVLAPTGGVVTFPSVTTKTTSRPDTSTTARTLPTTLVIDTSSPPVIPRPSTKPAGSTTRSTAREYSTTDSSDDSDIISITEPPFTKPTTFETYTYTSTSSSESETTTDVQGGAGGASKDKDSDDPDKLSTEQVAGISVGVLAAVGVAVGAIVLARYYRRRKYPQIKTGFLPMRDTWGYKPDRSDNGGHNSWMVHQLRPDLDPTNHPPPPPTSNLRSVKPEAIGVALSPPPLSRNTAVPTSPLRRLSKLLPAKPTLPDLSAGDTNEKPLPILHAEQADDRRQDAGHSSRDESSSIIPPPPPATLAAAAWAGRSKPTPPAPLKLQIPQAGKPAGPAVRMSNRESNVTEFEEDRTSISPNANTQVWRPPTTPLSATTYYVADQYGNWVLGNPKRASVIARGSQESKVSQEGAPRSPHNGNAPLSSAERSRTRSLAPPAEIIPGGAPSRPGGPRPQYPSPFFSSQSHPRRSTSNRRSMTRPLTRPREDSSSSSATIITTSTESSSSIPSVAPEQQVSLSPVVESPQSVRARQQQPQIPPRDPRRASQMGNPGVSVNPRAAPPTRQVVYSPPGQPSPTLGLMQPPSAYYAALQSKAQLNAQPQQKPQSAVQSMQPADNTGAQAASSTMRIVEPSPEPDETAEPANVKDDQIRASPFYFDPPYPQPLQSRQTSQHRRSASGPQPQQYQPYQRPPSFQPSPRQQQAAWQPVQRLHSHNHQQQRHNHQQQQQQNPWQPTQRMPPTYPPFQQQQPLQPYQRTFPHQQPYQQPHMYPSFQPQPNQQHYPRNTGGYQSFQPYPAGQQAQIHPSQYQSYRPPHSMNPSLAHSDSQDSLLAKRVGLDRAAGMAIGTDKTGASKWNRDTQNKTPPNLPMSLRWQPTLTPTRRGDDLVLNVQ; the protein is encoded by the exons ATGCAATGTATTTCTGCTGAACGATCCATTGGATACTGCTCCAAAGTCGAAGCCAGTG AAGTAGACCGAGTCATCGAGAATGCATATGATATATGCAACGGGAGACCTGGCGCGGTCCATCCTACTTATCTCACCATCACGGCAACATTAGTTTTAGCTCCTACGGGAGGAGTTGTGACCTTTCCCTCAGTGACTACCAAGACCACTTCACGGCCGGATACATCCACCACTGCTCGTACATTGCCGACAACGTTGGTTATTGACACATCCTCGCCCCCTGTTATTCCAAGACCATCGACGAAACCAGCTGGCTCAACAACACGGTCGACGGCCAGAGAATACTCTACGACTGATTCATCAGACGATTCAGATATCATCTCGATCACGGAGCCTCCGTTCACTAAGCCCACTACTTTTGAGACTTATACATATACCTCAACTTCGAGTTCAGAGTCCGAGACCACCACGGACGTACAAGGTGGTGCTGGTGGGGCAAGCAAAGATAAGGACAGTGATGATCCAGACAAACTTTCCACTGAACAGGTCGCTGGTATTTCAGTCGGCGTCCTCGCCGCAGTGGGAGTTGCTGTTGGAGCTATTGTATTGGCAAGATACTATAGACGAAGAAAGTATCCTCAGATCAAGACTGGCTTTCTTCCTATGAGGGACACCTGGGGTTATAAGCCAGATCGATCTGACAACGGTGGACATAATTCGTGGATGGTTCACCAACTGCGACCTGATTTGGATCCTACGAATCAcccaccaccgccgccgaCTTCCAACCTTAGGAGTGTCAAACCTGAAGCCATTGGTGTAGCATTATCACCTCCTCCCTTGAGCCGCAACACGGCGGTGCCTACATCTCCACTGAGGCGACTATCAAAGCTGCTCCCTGCGAAACCGACCCTACCGGATCTATCTGCCGGAGACACCAACGAAAAGCCCTTGCCTATTCTCCACGCGGAGCAAGCTGACGATAGGCGCCAAGATGCTGGACATTCATCGCGAGATGAGAGCTCTTCAATaataccaccaccaccaccagcaacacttgctgctgctgcttgggCAGGAAGATCTAAGCCGACACCACCCGCACCGCTGAAACTACAAATACCACAAGCCGGGAAACCGGCTGGACCAGCTGTAAGGATGAGCAACCGTGAGAGTAACGTGACGGAGTTTGAGGAAGACCGTACGTCGATATCTCCAAACGCCAACACTCAAGTCTGGAGACCACCAACAACGCCCCTTTCAGCGACAACTTATTATGTTGCCGACCAATACGGCAATTGGGTTCTGGGAAACCCAAAGCGTGCCTCGGTGATTGCTCGAGGCTCACAGGAGTCCAAGGTTTCTCAAGAGGGAGCACCAAGATCACCTCACAATGGTAACGCCCCCCTCAGCAGTGCAGAACGAAGCCGCACCAGATCGCTTGCTCCTCCGGCTGAGATTATTCCTGGCGGTGCACCGTCCAGACCTGGTGGACCTCGTCCGCAGTATCCCtcccccttcttctcttcccagTCCCATCCAAGACGCAGCACTTCCAATCGTCGTTCCATGACAAGGCCCCTGACTCGACCACGTGAAGATTCCAGCAGTAGTAGCGCCACCATCATTACCACCTCAACCGAGTCCTCCTCAAGTATTCCGTCTGTGGCACCAGAACAACAAGTCAGCCTCTCTCCTGTTGTTGAATCTCCCCAGTCAGTCCGAGCtcgtcagcagcagcctcagatCCCCCCACGAGACCCTCGACGTGCCAGCCAGATGGGCAACCCTGGTGTCAGCGTCAACCCGCGAGCTGCCCCTCCTACGCGACAGGTAGTTTACAGCCCTCCTGGGCAGCCAAGCCCGACCTTGGGTCTGATGCAGCCTCCTAGTGCATACTACGCAGCACTACAGTCAAAAGCGCAGCTGAATGCGCAACCACAACAGAAACCTCAATCAGCTGTTCAGAGCATGCAGCCCGCCGACAACACAGGCGCACAGGCAGCTTCATCGACAATGCGCATTGTGGAGCCCTCTCCCGAGCCAGATGAGACCGCAGAACCAGCGAATGTCAAAGATGATCAGATCCGGGCGTCCCCCTTCTACTTTGACCCACCAtatcctcaacctcttcagtCTCGTCAAACCTCTCAGCATCGCCGTTCTGCATCAGGGCCCCAGCCTCAGCAGTATCAACCTTACCAGAGGCCTCCCTCGTTTCAACcttctcctcgtcaacaacAGGCAGCCTGGCAACCAGTCCAGAGACTGCATTCACACAATCACCAGCAACAACGCCACaaccatcagcagcagcagcagcaaaaccCTTGGCAGCCTACACAACGTATGCCCCCAACATATCCGCCattccagcaacagcaaccttTGCAGCCCTATCAACGCACATTCCCGCATCAGCAGCCCTACCAACAACCACATATGTACCCTTCCTTCCAGCCTCAGCCAAACCAGCAACACTACCCCCGCAATACAGGAGGTTACCAGTCATTTCAACCCTATCCTGCCGGACAGCAGGCTCAAATACACCCCTCTCAATACCAGAGTTACCGCCCCCCGCATTCAATGAACCCTTCACTTGCTCACTCCGATAGCCAAGATTCACTCCTGGCTAAGCGCGTCGGTTTGGATCGCGCCGCTGGTATGGCTATCGGTACAGACAAAACTGGCGCTTCGAAGTGGAATCGTGATACTCAAAACAAAACACCACCAAACCTTCCTATGTCGCTGCGTTGGCAGCCGACATTAACCCCTACACGGCGAGGAGATGACCTGGTCTTGAACGTACAATAA